One window from the genome of Candidatus Didemnitutus sp. encodes:
- the thpR gene encoding RNA 2',3'-cyclic phosphodiesterase, giving the protein MSPQRLFVALTPPAIVRRELAALADDFLTDTRWVPADNLHLTLRFIGDTTPEKQEQLEAALARVRVEPFVLPVGDLGVFPPRGPAKVLWAGVGSGHTRLFQLRKQVDEALLAVDMTIDVRTFAPHFTVARLGEHTDAKRLAKFLHRHRAFEAPPFRVASFELYASELRAGSPPAYRVVRSFALGA; this is encoded by the coding sequence ATGAGCCCGCAGCGCCTCTTCGTCGCCCTCACGCCGCCCGCGATCGTGCGCCGCGAACTCGCGGCGCTGGCGGATGATTTCCTCACCGACACGCGCTGGGTGCCGGCAGACAATCTGCATCTCACGCTGCGCTTCATCGGGGACACGACGCCGGAAAAACAAGAGCAACTCGAAGCTGCGCTCGCGCGCGTGCGTGTGGAGCCGTTCGTCCTGCCGGTCGGCGACCTCGGCGTGTTTCCTCCGCGCGGCCCGGCCAAGGTGCTCTGGGCCGGCGTGGGCAGCGGACACACGCGGCTGTTCCAGCTGCGCAAGCAGGTCGACGAGGCGTTGCTCGCGGTGGACATGACGATCGATGTGCGGACGTTCGCGCCGCACTTCACGGTCGCGCGACTCGGTGAGCACACCGACGCGAAGCGCCTCGCCAAGTTCCTGCATCGCCACCGTGCATTCGAGGCGCCGCCTTTCCGCGTGGCGTCGTTCGAGCTCTACGCGAGCGAGCTGCGCGCCGGCTCGCCACCCGCGTATCGCGTGGTGCGGAGCTTCGCGCTCGGCGCGTGA
- a CDS encoding DUF481 domain-containing protein, with amino-acid sequence MKHTLHRILASSLVVLAFASAARADRIELTDGSVVNGKLLAADNGQFKVETKFAGVITIAQDQIKTFATDEAVNVGLKAGTQVLGTVASTGGGIAVTAADGQMSASAANVVAVWRPGEDSPAIREAKAAAEKLKRRWAYEASAAINGRTGGSEKFAGAVGFKATLESSEDKLMFNAAINRAQENGNKTADDWKAGVDYSSFFTGANVWYARTELSKDKIKNITLRSNSAFGIGRKLAHSDTRDTEVRLGLGYLYETYTGTTPDFASAGLDIALLNKQSFGWTTMNNTLTYTPAFKDFANYRILHETTFDLPIKGADFWKLRMGVNNDYQSQPAGNAPKLDTTYFSALILNWK; translated from the coding sequence ATGAAACACACACTTCACCGCATCCTCGCGAGCTCCTTGGTGGTGCTCGCCTTCGCCAGCGCCGCTCGGGCCGACCGCATCGAGCTGACCGACGGCTCGGTCGTGAACGGCAAACTCCTCGCCGCCGACAACGGCCAGTTCAAGGTCGAGACGAAGTTCGCCGGCGTGATCACCATCGCGCAGGACCAGATCAAGACCTTCGCGACCGACGAGGCCGTGAACGTCGGCCTCAAGGCCGGCACGCAGGTCCTCGGCACCGTCGCCTCCACCGGCGGCGGCATCGCCGTCACCGCCGCGGACGGGCAGATGTCCGCCAGCGCCGCCAACGTCGTCGCCGTCTGGCGCCCGGGCGAGGACAGCCCCGCCATCCGCGAGGCCAAGGCCGCCGCCGAGAAGCTCAAGCGTCGTTGGGCCTACGAGGCCTCCGCCGCGATCAATGGCCGCACCGGCGGCTCGGAGAAGTTCGCCGGCGCCGTCGGCTTCAAAGCCACGCTCGAGAGCAGCGAGGACAAGCTGATGTTCAACGCCGCCATCAACCGCGCCCAGGAGAACGGCAACAAGACTGCCGACGACTGGAAGGCCGGCGTCGACTACTCGTCGTTCTTCACCGGCGCCAACGTGTGGTATGCCCGCACCGAGCTCTCGAAGGACAAGATCAAGAACATCACCCTCCGCTCCAACTCCGCCTTCGGTATCGGCCGCAAGCTCGCCCACTCCGACACGCGCGACACGGAAGTCCGCCTCGGTCTCGGCTACCTCTATGAAACCTACACCGGCACGACGCCGGACTTCGCCTCGGCCGGTCTCGATATCGCGCTGCTCAACAAGCAGAGCTTCGGCTGGACGACGATGAACAACACGCTCACCTACACGCCCGCGTTCAAGGATTTCGCCAACTACCGCATCCTCCACGAGACGACTTTCGACCTCCCGATCAAGGGTGCCGACTTCTGGAAGCTCCGCATGGGTGTGAACAACGACTACCAGAGCCAGCCCGCCGGCAACGCCCCGAAGCTGGACACGACCTACTTCTCCGCGCTCATCCTGAATTGGAAATAA